TTATTTCTATTTTTACTTGTTGAAAAGTAGCTTCAATTTCTAATGAATTATCGATTATAACATCTGCATAGCTTTGTAACTCTTCTTCACTTTGTTGATTTGAAATAATGTTTTCGATTTTTTCCCTAGAAAGATTTCTACTATTCATAAGTCTTTGCATTCTTACTTCTTTTGAACAGGTTATTAACCAAATGACATCAACTAGTTTGGTCCACATGGCTTCAACCATGATGGCAGCCTCAAGTATGATGAAATCATATTGATTGATATTATTATTAATTTCTAAAATTTGCTTAACAATTTCATCATAAATTAGAGGATGTGTTATATTATTTAATTTGTTTAATAAGATAGTATCCTTAAATACAATATCCCCAAGTATTTTCCTATTAATATTTCCATTTTCGTCTAATATTGATTTACCAAATAATTCAATTATTTGATGATATGCCTTAGTATCTTTAGCCATGACTTCATGCCCCACTTGATCGGCACGAATGACATAAGCGTTATAATTACTTCCTAGAAATGCAGCAATCTGTGACTTCCCAGTACCAACACCACCAATTATTCCAATAACCATTCTAACGCCACCTCTATTTTGCTTCATACCAATTATTACCTATATGTGCATCAACCGTCAAAGGAACTTTTAAGATTACCGCCTTTTCCATTTCGGAAATCAATATTTCTTTTACTTGTTCGGCTTCATCTACAGGGCTTTCAATAAGCAATTCATCATGTACTTGTAAAATAAGTCTTGATTTAAGCCCTTTTTTCATAAGACTATTATATACATTAATCATAGCAATTTTTATAATATCCGCAGCACTTCCTTGAATTGGTGTATTCATTGCAATTCTTTCTCCGAAGGAACGTTGCATAAAGTTGCTCGATGAAAGTTCAGGAATTGTTCTCAGTCTATTAAACATCGTTTTTACATATCCTGTTTTTTTAGCATCTTCAACTGTTTGATCTAAGAACGATTTTACACTAGGATACTTGGCAAAATATTGTTCAATATAATCAGCGGCTTCCTTTCTAGATATATTTAAATCTTCGCTAAGTCCAAAAGCACTTATACCGTAAACAATGCCAAAATTAACAGCTTTTGCGTTTCTTCGTTGTAAATCTGTAACCTCTTCAAAAGGCACATAAAAAACCTGTGAAGCCGTCATAGTATGAATATCTAAATTGCGATTAAAGGCTTCAATAAACGATTCATCCTTTGATAAATGGGCCAGTAATCTTAATTCTATTTGAGAATAATCTGCATCAATAAATACACAACCCTCTTCTGGTATGAAAACCTTTCTAATAGCCCTACCAATTTCTAATTTAATAGGGATGTTTTGAAGATTAGGCTCTGTACTACTAATTCTACCTGTAGAAGTAACCTTTTGATTAAAAGTGGAATGAATTCTTCCATCCTCTTTGATATATTCAAATAGTCCATCTGCATAGGTTGATTTCAGTTTTGTCAATTGCCTATATGCCAATACCTCTCTAATAATCGGATGTTTATTTTGAAGTTTTTCTAGTACGTCTGCAGCAGTTGAATAGCTCGTTTTTGTTTTTTTATTTGAAGGCAATTGAAGTTTTTCAAATAATATAACACCTAATTGCTTCGGGGAATTAATATTAAAGCTTTCTCCTGCCATTTCATAAATATTTTTTTCCAACTCAACAATTTGACTATATAAATTATTGCCATATTCTTTTAAACCCTTAGAATCTACCTTAACGCCAATTGTTTCCATACTTTTCAGTACATATAGAAGTGGCAATTCAATATTAAAGTATAAATCTAGCATATTTTCTTCTTTAAGCTTATCAAAGAGCTTGATATAGCTGTTGAACAATATATTCGTACTTTGAACCGAATAATCGATTAGCGCTTCCCTAGGAAGCTCAGATAGAGGTATTTTAGACTTCCCTTTTCCAACAAGCTCATCTAAGGAAACCATAACAACATCTAATATATCCTTAGCGATATCATCTATATGATATGTTTCTTTCACTGGATTCATTAAATAAGATACCAAAGCCAAATCATAAATTGAACGATTAGAAGTTGCTAATTGTATTTCTAATAAATGTAGCTGTTCATTTAAGCTATGGGTAATTTTAATGATATTTTCATCTAATAAAATGTGAATCAATGCTTCACAGATGAATTCTTTTTTTATGATTGTTGAATCACAGTAATAGTGATGATCTCCATCGGAAGTAAAAGATAAATACAACCTATCACAATCATATACTAAGTAGTATGCAAGTTTTTTTGATAAATATAACTGTTCCTTTAATTTATCAAAATGATTGATTTCAGAAATGCTATAATTTATCACTTGTTTTTTAGGTGCGTCAAACTGAAACCTGTCAAGGAAAGACTTAAATTCTAATCTCTTAAAGGTATTGTAAACAGCTTCACTGTATAGGTTATTCAGCTTACATTCATCAAATACAATATTGGTAGCACAATCCGTACATATTGTTGCTAGTTCTTTACTTAACAAAGCAATGTCGATGTGTTCTGATAACTTTGATGCAATTTTAGATGGTAAACTTTCTAGGTTTTTATAAGCATTTTCAATGCAATGATAATCTTCTATGATCTTGATAGCAGTTTTTTCTCCAATACCAGGAATACCTGGAATATTATCAGAGCTATCTCCCATAAGTCCTTTAATATCTATAAACTCTTTTGGAGTAACATGATAAAGTTCTTTAACATCATTTGCATAATAGTGTTCAGTAGTAGTAGATCCATTTTTGGTTTTGGGAATACTAATCTTAATAGATTCTGTGGCAAGCTGTAACATATCCCTATCTCCGGATAATATCGTTACAGGCCTTCCTTCTCTTTCGCTTTGGAAAGCTAATGTACCAATGATGTCATCTGCTTCATAACCTTCAATTTCACTTATTGTTATGTTCATTTCTCCTAAGACCTGCTTGATGAGAGGCATTTGTTCTCTTAATTCATCAGGCATGCTTTTTCTATTTCCTTTATAGGCCTTATATTTCACATGTCTAAAGGTTGGTGCTTTTAAATCAAAAGCAACAACAACATGTGTCGCTACTTCTTCATCGATTGTTTTAAATAAAATATTCAAAAAGCCATAAACTGCATTTGTATGGAGTCCTTCTGCATTCGTAAGCTCTCTTATTCCATAAAATGCTCTATTCATAATACTATTACCATCTATTAACAAAACTTTTTCATTCATTTCTTGATTCCCCATGCTCTCTTTTCTTTATCTTTCGATTTAATTCTATCTTTTTTATTATAGCAATAAACAAAGAGTTTCTGCAACAATAATTGCAGAAACTCTTAATAAATATACCTAATTTCGACCTTTTACACTCAACTTAATACCAATAGGAATAATAATCATAAGAAGTAATGCTAAACCAAACCATTTTAATGCTTTAGGGAAAGTATCCGATTGATCATTGTCTTCATTAGATATTGTATCCTTTCCTGTTTCATTTAATAATTCCATTTCCTGGCTGTCACTCTGATCTACTGCTTTCTTATTATCAGGAGCCATTTTACTAGCAATTGGTGGACTTGCAATGCCATAGTTATTATCAATAATTTCATCTGCAGTTGGTTCTGCACTTAAAATCAAAGCATTTTGTTCAGTCTTTGTATCCGTTACGCTACTATCGCTTGTACCGCCATCTATAGTTTTGGAATCTGTTTCTGTACTTTCATTCATCACATTTGATTCTATTAAAACACCATCTTCTTTGAATTCTTCGGTTGTATTGGGACTACTCGTAAAATCCTCTCTTTGAGCTTCTCTAGGAGCAGCTTCATTTTCATTCGTGTCATATAATATACTGTTCGTAGTTTCATTCTCAGCAATATCCTCTGCAACACTCTTTTCTTTTATTGCTTCATCTTGTTTCGTCATATTCTCAAGCATATTCGTACTCATAATTCCAAAAACTACGAAAAACAAAAGTGCAGCAGCAACGATGGAGCTTCCATATACTCTTTTGTAAAAAGGTTTTTTTCTTGAATCGTCTGCTTGATTATGAATTCTAATCATTAAATCACTATGAAAACTTTCTGGAAGATCAACTTCTTCTATCTGATGTGTCATATGAACAATAGATTCTATCACTTTGTATTCTTCCAAACATGCCGGGCAACTATCTAAATGTTCTCTTAACATGTTTTCTTCCTGCGTAGTACATTGATCATCTATATATGCTGAAAGCAAATTTTGAACTTCTATACAATTCATCACACTGCCTCCTTTCATTTTTATTTTGTTTGGCTTATACTTTAATTCTTTGACGAAAAAACTATGTCTTATGTTCCCTCTGTTCTAATATAATATCCTTCAGCGCTATCCGAGCTCTTGAAAGTCTTGACTTAACCGTTCCAATCGAGCAATGAAGTATCTCCGATATCTCATCATAGCTATATCCCCTAATATCTCTAAGGATTATAATAATCTTATGATCTTCTTTAAGAACATCTATTGCCTTCCTAACCTGAGTTACTTCTTCAAGTTGAAGAACCTGCTGTTCTGGTGTCAAAGAAGGATCTCTAAGTTGTCTATCAATCGTATTTGTTTCGCTCTCTATAGGGTCATCTAAAGAATACGCCTGTTTGTTTTGCCTTTTCTTTTTCCTATACTCATCTATGCATGTGTTCGTTGCAATTCTATGTAACCAAGTGCTAAAGGAAGAATCAAATTTGAAGGTATGAATATTATTATACAACTTAATAAATACTTCTTGCGCTGAGTCATAAGCATCATGCTCATTACCAAACATATGAAAGGCTATATTATAAATCTTTTTTTCATACATTAAAACGATCTTCTCAAAAGCGTCCCTATCGCCACTGATAGCTTTCTTAATCAACGCATTTTCAATATCATTCATCAAATCATCCTCCCTTCAAAAAATTTGTCTTAAAAATATTGCATTTCTTTATTTTATGTGATAATATATACAACGTCAAGTACATTCTAGAAACTCAACTTGCCCGTGTGTCGGAATTGGCAGACGAACTTGACTCAAAATCAAGCGCCCTCAAGGCGTGCCCGTTCGAGTCGGGCCACGGGCATTTAAGACAAAGCGAAAAAGCAATAAAATATTTACAAAAAGTATACATCCCTTCTCTAAAAATATTCACTTAAAATTAAGTAATATAAAATGAGAATGAATGTATTTTTTTGTATTTTATTGCTAATCTGTAGTTTTTCTCTTAAATCTTAAAATTTCTCAGCAAATCAATTATAAATATTTTTTATTTCCCCACATATTATCTTTCTTCAATTCAACATAGTCGTTATAAGCAATTTCTAATATTTGCTTTTCATTTTGAAATTTCAACATATGATAAGCTTCGTGATATTTGTAATATCCTGCATCCACAAAATATTCTTCCTTTTGAGGTTTAGAATAATAAGTATTAGACTTCATAAGATACCAATGTACATCTTTAATAATCGTTTCATTAGAAACAATAAATGAATATTGACTTTTGCCTATATACTTAATTATACTAGCAGAAACACCAGCTTCTTCACTTACTTCTCTATATGCGGTATCTTTATAATCCTCTGCTTTTTCTACTGTTCCTTTAGGTAGGACCCAACCTTCATATTTTTGTTTGTAATTTTTGTATAATAGTAAAATCTTCCCTTTATGAATTACCACCCCGCCGCAACTAACCGCTCTTATCATAGTATGCCTCCTAAACCAATTTGGGTGTTAATTTTTCTACCCTGCTTGTACACTTATAAAAAGTATACAATTATTAAAAGCATTTATCAACAAAATAATCAAATTTGAATTTATATTCCTGATGCTTATTGCAAATAAATGTCAAATAGCTTTTTAGCCATAGGAACAGCTAAATCACTACTACCACCTGAATTTTCAACAAGAATTGCAATAACAATCTGGGGATTTTCAGCTGGAGCAAAGCCAACAAACCACCCATGTGCATCCCCAGACGGATTTTCTGCCGAACCGGTTTTTCCTGCAATTTGATAATCATCAGAAGCACATTGTTTTGCAGTTCCACTCTTGACGACCTCTATCATATTATCGGTAATGATTCTAGTGAGTGATGCATCTAATAAAGTACCATGAACATTTGGCAGATAATTTTCCTCTACTTTACCCTTATTGTTTTCAATGTGGTCAATTAAATAGGGCTTCATAAGAATTCCACCATTTGCAATAGTCGAAACAATAAGTGCATTGTGCAATGGTGTGATTAATGTTTCTCCCTGGCCTATTACAGTTTCTGCCTTTTGAGCAGAATTATTCTTACTAGTAAGTTTAAAGCTGCTTTGTTCAAAAGGTAGTGGATACGGTAATGGTTTATTGAATAACAGCTGTTCTGTAAGCTTATTGAGCTCATCAATATCTAAGCCTTCACCTATAGTTGCAAAGGCCGTGTTACAAGAGACTGCAAAAGCTTCTATTAAAGACTCCTCACCATGTGCAATTCCATTATAGCAATGAATTACTTTTCCATCAAAATCATCTTTTCCTTCACAATTATATTTGAAATTATTTGAGGGGTTTTCTTTAAGGAATTCAATAGCTGTTAACACTTTAAAAGTGGATCCTGGTGGATACAATCCTTGAGTTGCACGATTAAGTAACGGTGAATTAGCTTCATCTTGTAATAAGTAATCCCAATTTAATACTAGCTCATTGGGATCGTAATCTGGTTTTGAGACCAAACATAAAATCTTTCCAGTGGAAGGCTCAATGGCTACTACCGCGCCCTTGTTATTCCCAAGCAATTCATAAGCTTTTAATTGCAAATCTTTATCTAAGGTCGCAACTATATTGTTACCGAAACTTTTTTTGTCTGTTAATTCGAATATAATCTGATCGTAAATTGACATATTAGACTGTAATAAATCTAGATCAGCCAAAGCCTCAATACCCGTTTTACCTTGATGACTATAGCCTACTATATGAGCAAAAGCATTTTTATAAGGGTAAACTCTATGTTCTTCACCATTATAGTCAACCGTTTCAGCAAGTACGTCACCGTTTCGATCAAAAATTTTTCCCCTAATGATATTCTGCTCTAAAATTGCAAGTCTAGGATTATAAGTATTAATGACAAGATTATCACTAGAAAAAACAACAAAATATGCTAGATTAAAAATAAGCATAGCAAATATCACTAAATAAACATATTTTATTTTGCTAAGTGCTTTCGTATTATTTTGAGAATTATCATTTTGTTGTTGTTTTACGTTTTCTATTTGCTTCTCTTGTATTAATTTCTTTATCTTCTTCATCTTCTTCATCCTCATCTCTAATATTTCCATTTAAATATACTCCTTGTAAAATGCCTAGCATAATACAGGAAGCTATCAAGGATGTTCCACCATAGCTTATAAAAGGAAGTGTAACTCCAGTGCTTGGGATAAATTTGGTGACTCCACCTATGATTAAAATTTGCTGAAAAGCTAAAATAATACTAATTCCTGCAGAAACTAAAAACGAAAAATGATCCTTTACTTCAATGGACATACGGATCGCAGTTAAGAAAAAAATCATAATTGTAGCGATTAAAAGTATTGAAAATAGATTTCCGAATTCTTCACTGATTGCAGAAAAAATAAAATCTGTCATAACAACGGGTATTTTATTTGGTAAGCCCTTTGTGAGCCCTGCGCCCAACCATCCACCTGCTCCAATCGCAAATAAAGATTGTGTTATTTGATATCCTTTATTATCAATATCTATCCAAGGATTTGCCCAAGCTTCAACTCTTACTCTAACATGAGCAAAAAATTTATAACCTATAAACGCAGCAACTGATCCAGCTGCTAAGCCCCCTAAGAAAAATACCGGTTGATTTGTTTCGATATAAACAAGTGTTATGTATAGTATTGAAAAGATTAGCGCTGTTCCTAAGTCTTTTTGGAATACTAAAAAAAGCACTAGCCCTGCAGTAAAAAAAGCAGAAATTAGCAACTTATTACGATTAAAGTTTTTTCTGAAAAAAGATGCAATAAATAAGACATAAAATATTTTCACGAATTCTGAAGGTTGAAAACTAAAGGTTCCAATTGTCATCCAATTTTTAGAACCATTGATTGTATCATTCACCAGCAATAACAATCCAATACTTAAGACCAAGTAAACCCATTCAAGCTTAGCTAAAAAAGTCATTTTATGAAATATTTTAGGTATTATTAACGCAACCACGTAACCTAGTAAAGCCATTCTAAATTGTCTCACACCATATCCAAAATCTAATCGCGTCAATATAATAAAGCTAATTTGTATGAAATACAAAGAAATATTCCAAAGTAACAAATTGGTACCATAATGAAGCTTTGAAATAATTCCCCATATAACCATAAAAAACAGTACTTGCTCAATATATAAAATAGTTAAATCTAACGTATTTTCCTTCGTTAAAACAATAATGATAAAGCCAACTAAATGTGATAATAAAATTGTCACTCTTTGAGCATTAAAATAAAAGTCTTTGTTATTATCATCATTACTGTACAAAGCCTTATTCAATTTAATGGAACTATAAAAAAAATAAAAACCGCATAAAAGAAAAAAATATCTCGTTATATCAATAAAGATAGCTACCATACTACACCTACTTTACGCCTCGAGTTAAGTGCCCACGAGTATAATTTTTTAAAGCATTGATTTTATCATAATCTTCAGTACTCATATTTTGGTTATTTAAGATTCCTATAGAATAATTCATTATTTCTCTTATATCCGATGGACTTTCATCTAAAAATTCAAGACGAAGATGTCCTATACCAATCGCCTTTAAGTCTTTATATTTATCTATTAACACTACTGGAAGTGAATTATATATCGTATTAAGACACATTTTACAATCCTTAAACACTTTAAAGATTATGTTTTTTCTATCCTTTAATTCATAAACGATATCTTCATTATTACAAGGCTTATTCATCGTTTTATTTAAGCATTGTGCAGTTACCATTAATGGTATGTAACCATAAATAACGATTTCTAATTCATTGTTACCTAGTAAAGATATTTCTTTCAGATTTAGCTCAGGGGAAATACAAAATCGTTTAATGGAGTGTTGATTCCAAAACTCAAAGGCAGCGTTGTTAAAAATATTTGCACTATAATCAAGTAATATTTCTCCGATGCCTTTCACCAACTCATAGGAATCAAGTGTTCTAATCATCATGCCTTGTATTGGTAATTTCTTAATTAAGTTCAGGGAATCCTTTATTTGCTTTGAATTTTCTTTTCGAATAATTTTAGGTAAAGCGATGTAAACTTTGATTGCCAATTCGTTACATTCTTCACTTATTTTTTTTATTTCATTTATTGAAAATTGACTTAGTTCTAAGTATAGATTGCTGACTGCATAACCTTTCACTATTTGATATTGTGCCATACTCCTAATTAAAACATTTATATTTACAGTATTTATAGGATTAACATTTTTTTTAGTGTTATACTTTGCTATCGTTGCTACACGTTTTGTAGATTGTAATATTTCGTTAATTAATATCTCGATGGCTTCTCTCCTTAATGCATTTAGCTCTTTAATGGAAAGGAAGATATTTTCATCAATCGTCAAATTAAGCTCGTTCATATAAATAGGATCGTTACCTGTTTTATTAAGTTGTGCAGCAATTTTATCTGCGCTCATTACGCTAGTGATTGCTTGTTCTACAATAACTCCCCATACTTTTGCAATGTGTTGTTTATAACTCATTGTCAATTGACACGGCTCCCCCACCTTCGCAGTAAACATCACTTTTACAGGTATCTTCTTATCTTTTTCTAATAATTCCTCTTGAATTCTCTTAGCAAGATGAACATCTGTTAGCTTATAAACAGGTGCACCTTGCCTAATGCCTTGCACATCAACATTTAAAGTATAAGGAGATGTCAAAATATTTTCCTTAGCAATAAAACTATAATTATCTGCATTTGATGTGGTAATTTCCAAACAATCACCTTGATTTACCTTATCCTCTAAGGATAAAGTGAAACTTTTATTATTCATAATTTTATCCACTTTACCAATTTTAATTCCTTGATGATTCGGTCTCGTGATACTGATCATGTCAATTCCATTTTTATTGAGAAAATAACCGCTTGAAAATCCACCTCTATTAAAAATTTGATGTACATCTAAAATATCTTGTTGATCAACATGATACTTTTCAGGATTAGATAAGAATGAATCTATATATTTTCGATAAATAGACGTTATTAAGGCAACATAATTAGCATTTTTCATTCTGCCTTCAATTTTAAAGGATCCAATTCCACTTTTAATTAATTGAGGAATAATTTCGAGTGTTTGAATATCTTTAGGGCTTAATAAAAACTTATTATTGGGAGTGTTTTGCAATTTACCACCATTATATAACTCATAAGGAAGCCTACATGGCTGAGCACAAGTTCCTCTATTACCACTTCTTCCTCCAATAAGGCTACTAAAGAGGCATTGACCCGAGTAACTATAGCACAATGCACCGTGAATAAAACATTCAATTTCAATCTTTGAATTATTTATAATATAATTAATTTCTTGCAATGAAAGTTCTCGGCTAAGTACAACTCGTTCAAATCCGAGATTTTCTAAGAAAATAGCACCCTCTAAGCTATGAATGGTCATTTGAGTACTACCATGAAGCGCTAATCGTGGAAAATACCGATGAACTGTTTGATATACACCAATATCTTGAATAATGAGTGCATCAATACCTTCTTGGTATAAAAAGTTTACTTGTTCTAAAAAGGTTTGCATTTCATTTTCTTTGATTAAGGTGTTTGCTGTATAGTATACCTTCACACCATGCAAGTGAGCAAAATCTATAGCTTTCGGTAGAGTATCATTTGTAAAATTTTCCGCATTGGCTCTAGCACCAAATTTTTCTCCGCCTAAATATACAGCATCACATCCCGCATGTATAGCCGCTGTTAATGCTTGATAAGAACCTGCAGGTGACAATAATTCAGGCTTGTTATAATTCATTCTACATAATCTCCTTGTATAAATAAAACCTCATTTAATATCTTTCACGATAAACACAAAGCTATTCATAAACTGAGTTTATGAATAGCCCTAATTGATAAAGTGTTCATTAATCTGCTTTTTCATGATCAAATATTTCAATATACTCATCTAATTCTGCTTTATAACTATCTATTTCAGTTTTTAATGCCTCAATTCTTTGGTTGAATTTTGATTTTTCACCATCAAGCTCTTCTAATTTAACTTGAAGACTAATAACATCTTGCTCTAAGTTGGTTATCGTATCATCTTTTGCTTTTATTATTTTTTCTAATTCTTCGATCTTAACTTTTGCTTTAAAAAAATCATCTGCAATATTAATATCTAATAAAATCGACATTAGTCGAGTGTTTAATTTCTTTGCATTGTCAGATTTTCGTATTTCTTCAAGCTTATTGTTGATATACAGTGCTACTCTTTGAATATACTCTTCGCTCTCTGTTCCTGCTAAAGTATAAACATTACCTCCAATAAGAACTGTCGTGTCATTTTTATGTGACATTCTGCCAAGCCCCCTTTGATTCCATATAATAAACATTATAACATATTACTTTGTCCTTTGAAAACACTTTTTGACCTACTATAAAATCATTACAGCATTTACCGCCTTATCTGGCATAAAATTCGTATTCCAATAAAGAATACACGAGGAGGATGTGCTTTTTACATTTGATATATCAGTAGTATGTTCATATTTAATTGCATGTTCTCTTTTTAGCTCTATCAAACTCATCTTAGCAAGTTTAGATATTTCATCTTCTTCGCCATATATGTAAAAAATATTGATTCCTTTTTGTAATTGATTCTCAATTACTCTTATTATGCCATTTCTTGTTTTACTAATAATATGATAGCTATCAACAATTAATTGATACTGACGTTTCGCTTTTTCGTGCTGGCCTAAAGTTGTTAGGAAATATTTTGTCTTCTTTGACTGGCTTTGTTCAATGATGATATATCCTAATTGGATCATATTAGAAATCAAACCATTGATGGTCCCTAAGGATAGATCCATGGCTTTTGCTAATTGTCTTTGACTTATTTGCTCATTTTCATTAATGTTCGTCAGTAACTGAAGCTCTTTATTCATAGCACCCACCTTTATCTATATAACCTCTTATCATGTTCGCAAAATGAACATACTTAAAATTTACATAATTCTTAAGAAAAAGTCAATACCTTTTAAACAGAATTTATATCTAATTGTCCTTCGTGGCTTTCAAAATAGGTTATTCCTAAATGCTTATAGCAATATGGAGTAACAATACGCCCTCTTGGTGTTCTATTGATAAGTCCTAATTGTAATAAATAAGGTTCATAAACATCTTCAACTGTATCTACCTCTTCGCAAATTGTTGCGGCTAAGGTGTCTAAGCCAACAGGACCTCCATTGTATTTTTCAATCATGGTTAAAAGCATTTTTCTATCATTTT
This sequence is a window from Firmicutes bacterium HGW-Firmicutes-1. Protein-coding genes within it:
- a CDS encoding cell division protein ZapA; this translates as MFIIWNQRGLGRMSHKNDTTVLIGGNVYTLAGTESEEYIQRVALYINNKLEEIRKSDNAKKLNTRLMSILLDINIADDFFKAKVKIEELEKIIKAKDDTITNLEQDVISLQVKLEELDGEKSKFNQRIEALKTEIDSYKAELDEYIEIFDHEKAD